In one Haloplanus salinus genomic region, the following are encoded:
- a CDS encoding cytochrome b/b6 domain-containing protein, with amino-acid sequence MTSLDHGKFTRVTTTFHSLLGLDVFLLFFTGYSLTFNDELWWMLSLMGGPQSVTALHRAAGFGLIALIGFWATLMITTDTGRSNFREIIPTGDDIKAFIQDVQFALGNADERHPNAKQFAGGDPDEIPLLSYIGKGVVFIFAAELFLLTISGLLIWSKTGLMQYFGTKTAAMGFVVFHGLLGVIMLMGVMLHIFEHGLHPAFYPVEPKAYIPRELIPETHADGGIEDLTLSPSWSTVTAIMGILTVVGITSVMIGSVFDEGYPVPREISIGGGPESLLLTIGINAGMFVLFVGLVLSMYGNLLRVRWERQLEEERSQPTAAADGGHTGSDDD; translated from the coding sequence ATGACGAGCCTCGACCACGGCAAGTTCACGCGCGTCACCACGACGTTCCACTCGTTGTTGGGGCTCGACGTGTTCCTGCTGTTTTTCACCGGCTACAGCCTGACGTTCAACGACGAACTCTGGTGGATGCTGTCGCTGATGGGTGGCCCACAGAGCGTCACGGCGCTGCACCGCGCCGCCGGGTTCGGTCTGATCGCGCTCATCGGGTTCTGGGCGACGCTGATGATCACGACCGACACCGGCCGGAGCAACTTCCGAGAGATCATCCCGACCGGCGATGACATCAAGGCGTTCATCCAAGACGTGCAGTTCGCGCTCGGAAACGCCGACGAGCGCCACCCGAACGCCAAGCAGTTCGCCGGCGGCGACCCGGACGAGATTCCGCTGCTCTCGTACATCGGCAAGGGCGTCGTGTTCATCTTCGCGGCCGAACTGTTCCTGCTGACGATCAGTGGCCTGCTCATCTGGAGCAAGACCGGCCTGATGCAGTACTTCGGCACCAAGACCGCCGCGATGGGCTTCGTCGTCTTCCACGGCCTGCTCGGCGTCATCATGCTGATGGGGGTCATGCTCCACATCTTCGAGCACGGTCTCCATCCGGCATTCTACCCCGTCGAGCCGAAGGCGTACATCCCCCGGGAACTGATCCCGGAGACGCACGCCGACGGCGGCATCGAAGACCTCACCCTCTCCCCGTCGTGGAGTACGGTGACCGCGATCATGGGCATCCTGACCGTCGTGGGCATCACGAGCGTCATGATCGGCTCGGTGTTCGACGAGGGGTATCCGGTCCCACGTGAGATATCCATCGGCGGCGGCCCGGAGAGCCTGCTGCTCACGATCGGCATCAACGCCGGCATGTTCGTGCTCTTCGTCGGCCTCGTCCTCTCGATGTACGGCAACCTCCTGCGCGTGCGCTGGGAGCGCCAACTCGAGGAGGAGCGGAGCCAACCGACCGCCGCCGCCGACGGCGGCCACACCGGCTCGGACGACGACTAA
- a CDS encoding DUF7344 domain-containing protein produces the protein MEPQLSSPEPADLSRDDLFSMLRNERRREVIHHLREHEGPVDLRDLSEHIAAIENDCEPAAVTYKQRKRVQTALYQMHLPKLADRNIISYDRRAGRIELAAGAESCLPYLVADADRRQRRWWRWYLAVAAVVAVPVGLAALGVRPFASVPGFGYAAVACAAFVAISVLQVTRERTRDA, from the coding sequence ATGGAGCCACAACTCAGCAGCCCCGAGCCAGCCGACCTGTCGCGAGACGACCTGTTCTCGATGCTGCGTAACGAGCGACGTCGCGAGGTGATTCACCACCTCCGCGAGCACGAGGGACCGGTGGATCTCCGCGACCTGAGCGAACACATCGCCGCGATCGAGAACGACTGTGAACCGGCGGCGGTGACGTACAAACAGCGCAAGCGGGTGCAGACGGCGCTCTATCAGATGCACCTGCCCAAACTCGCCGACCGGAACATCATCTCGTACGACCGGCGGGCGGGACGGATCGAACTCGCGGCGGGAGCGGAGAGCTGCCTCCCGTATCTCGTCGCCGATGCGGATCGGCGGCAGCGTCGGTGGTGGCGGTGGTATCTCGCCGTCGCCGCCGTCGTCGCGGTGCCGGTCGGGCTAGCAGCGCTCGGCGTTCGGCCGTTCGCGTCGGTGCCCGGATTCGGCTACGCCGCCGTCGCGTGCGCGGCGTTCGTCGCCATCTCCGTCCTCCAAGTGACGCGGGAACGGACCCGAGACGCCTGA
- a CDS encoding universal stress protein yields MPLVVVPVRYPLSRHSQATLAEAIRIAEERDADLTVLHVDLYQEGREVTRTELKRAVEAEFGRVDRARYVVRRGFLVEETILDEVAAENADVVVIGSKQVSRWRRTFSRFLDDPDIDRFLREKLDCDVVTVSA; encoded by the coding sequence ATGCCTTTGGTGGTCGTCCCAGTCCGCTATCCGCTCAGCAGACACTCCCAGGCGACGCTCGCCGAGGCCATCCGGATCGCCGAAGAGCGCGACGCCGACCTGACCGTCCTCCACGTCGACCTCTACCAGGAGGGGCGCGAGGTGACCCGTACCGAACTCAAGCGGGCGGTCGAGGCGGAGTTCGGACGCGTCGACCGCGCGCGCTACGTCGTCCGCCGGGGCTTTCTCGTCGAGGAGACCATCCTCGACGAAGTGGCCGCGGAGAACGCCGACGTAGTGGTGATCGGCTCGAAACAGGTTAGCCGCTGGCGCCGCACTTTCAGCCGTTTCCTCGACGACCCCGACATCGACCGCTTCCTGCGGGAGAAACTCGACTGCGACGTAGTGACCGTCAGCGCGTAG
- the priS gene encoding DNA primase small subunit PriS — translation MDRRTREYLAGRFGDYYRRADPTLPPDPDAREWGHIPWTGGESTTMVRHQSIYDLGDVGDFLAREAPRHVYFSAARYDDPGANAMDGKGWQGADLVFDLDADHLPSVDPAEATYAEMLAACKDALRRLLDLLEDDFGFEDVTVVFSGGRGYHVHVRDDGLADLDSEARREVVDYVRAIDLDVEGLVRTRAVGGTTRRELRTAGGWGRRTHRRLREFVAELATLDDDDAKERLVVFDGIGEGRATTLLGAFDGETVADGNVEAGGPGARTLVEALARETVAAETAPIDEPVTTDTHRLIRLPGSLHGGSGLVVRRLDRSAVDAFDPLVDAVPERFTRRSVRVDVTDPGVVELDGDSFTLDAGVQSVPECVGVFLMTRDRARKVKE, via the coding sequence ATGGATCGACGGACACGCGAGTATCTTGCCGGTCGTTTCGGCGACTACTATCGGCGCGCCGATCCGACGCTCCCGCCCGATCCCGACGCCCGCGAGTGGGGACACATCCCGTGGACCGGCGGCGAGTCGACGACGATGGTCCGTCACCAGTCCATCTACGACCTCGGCGACGTGGGCGACTTCCTCGCGCGCGAGGCGCCGCGACACGTCTACTTCTCCGCGGCCCGCTACGACGACCCCGGCGCCAACGCGATGGACGGGAAGGGGTGGCAAGGCGCCGACCTCGTTTTCGACCTCGACGCCGACCACCTCCCGAGCGTCGATCCCGCGGAGGCGACCTACGCCGAGATGCTCGCGGCCTGTAAGGACGCCCTCCGGCGACTCCTCGATCTGCTGGAAGACGACTTCGGCTTCGAGGACGTGACCGTCGTCTTCTCCGGCGGCCGCGGCTACCACGTCCACGTTCGCGACGACGGCCTCGCCGATCTGGACTCCGAGGCCCGCCGCGAGGTCGTCGATTACGTCCGCGCGATCGACCTGGACGTGGAGGGTCTCGTCCGTACCCGTGCGGTCGGCGGGACGACCCGACGCGAGCTCCGGACCGCCGGTGGGTGGGGACGACGCACCCACCGCCGCCTCCGCGAGTTCGTCGCCGAGTTGGCGACGCTCGACGACGACGACGCCAAGGAGCGGCTCGTGGTGTTCGACGGCATCGGCGAGGGGCGGGCGACCACCCTGCTCGGCGCGTTCGACGGCGAGACGGTCGCGGACGGCAACGTCGAGGCCGGTGGACCGGGGGCGCGGACGCTGGTCGAGGCGCTCGCCCGCGAGACGGTCGCGGCCGAGACGGCGCCCATCGACGAACCGGTGACGACGGACACCCACCGACTGATCCGCCTGCCGGGGAGCCTCCACGGCGGGAGCGGCCTCGTCGTTCGCCGCCTCGATCGATCGGCGGTCGACGCCTTCGATCCGCTGGTCGACGCCGTTCCCGAGCGCTTCACCCGCCGGTCTGTCCGCGTCGACGTGACCGATCCGGGCGTCGTCGAACTCGACGGCGACAGTTTTACACTCGACGCCGGTGTGCAGTCCGTACCGGAGTGTGTCGGCGTGTTCCTGATGACGCGTGACCGAGCCCGGAAGGTGAAAGAATGA
- a CDS encoding A/G-specific adenine glycosylase, with the protein MTDADADAALPDDVDVDALRTALVEWYEADHRDYPWRRTEDPYEILVSEVMSQQTQLDRVVEAWDAFLDRWPTVEALADADRSAVVGFWSDQRLGYNNRARYLLEAAGQVVDDYGGEFPETPDGLQELMGVGPYTANAVASFAFNAGDAVVDTNVKRVLYRAVGVPDDDAAFERVAGELMPAGESRVWNNAIMELGGVACEKQPRCDEAGCPWRRWCHAYETGDFTAPDVPTQPEFEGSRRQMRGRVVRALGEHDELTLDDLGPRIRVDYAPDGESGREWLRGLLDDLEADGLVEVIDRDEATVARLRT; encoded by the coding sequence ATGACCGACGCCGATGCGGACGCCGCGCTCCCCGACGACGTCGACGTCGACGCGCTCCGCACCGCGCTCGTCGAGTGGTACGAGGCGGACCACCGGGACTACCCGTGGCGCCGGACCGAGGACCCCTACGAGATCCTCGTCTCGGAGGTGATGAGTCAACAGACCCAGCTGGATCGGGTCGTCGAGGCGTGGGACGCCTTCCTCGACCGGTGGCCGACCGTCGAGGCCCTCGCCGACGCCGACCGGAGTGCGGTCGTCGGGTTCTGGTCCGACCAGCGCCTCGGCTACAACAACCGTGCGCGCTACCTCCTCGAGGCGGCCGGCCAGGTCGTCGACGACTACGGGGGCGAGTTCCCGGAGACGCCCGACGGTTTACAGGAACTGATGGGCGTCGGCCCCTACACCGCAAACGCCGTCGCGAGCTTCGCGTTCAACGCGGGCGACGCCGTGGTGGATACGAACGTCAAGCGCGTCCTCTATCGCGCCGTCGGCGTCCCGGACGACGACGCGGCATTCGAGCGCGTGGCGGGGGAACTCATGCCCGCTGGCGAGTCCCGCGTCTGGAACAACGCCATCATGGAACTCGGGGGCGTCGCCTGCGAGAAACAGCCCAGGTGCGACGAGGCCGGGTGTCCCTGGCGCCGGTGGTGTCACGCCTACGAGACGGGCGACTTCACCGCCCCCGACGTGCCGACGCAACCCGAGTTCGAGGGCAGTCGGCGGCAGATGCGCGGGCGGGTCGTCCGTGCCCTCGGCGAGCACGACGAACTGACGCTCGACGACCTGGGGCCGCGGATCCGGGTCGACTACGCGCCCGACGGCGAGTCCGGCCGCGAGTGGCTGCGCGGCCTGCTCGACGATCTCGAAGCCGACGGGCTGGTCGAAGTGATCGACCGGGACGAGGCCACGGTGGCTCGCCTCCGGACGTGA
- a CDS encoding mechanosensitive ion channel family protein gives MDIGAVVLAGANPPTEVGPLLQWLWERRSVRAVVAALVVALGVLLSKFLVRLLGRPVARRFDRQSVAQTVLGLIRVSTVIVATFVAGSIVGLGIGDIVLSVTVFSAVLGIVLAPIVGSIINGVFVLADNPYEIGDMIQLEDGRRGFVDDITLRYTKIFTLENTFLVVPNSSMRERDVTNFSAEDERTRLSLPLLVTYEGDLEAAREIMERAARSCDGVIEGGPDIRIGSARYPAKPTCLIDAYADSGVRLSLRYWVRTPYKIPRIESTVRERIWTALDDADVEVAYPHQHLLFDEHSGTARVAVEDGSDPPSAPENDGVTTRESVGGDENGGTDDGGGE, from the coding sequence ATGGACATCGGGGCGGTCGTGTTGGCGGGAGCGAACCCTCCCACCGAGGTCGGGCCGCTGTTGCAGTGGCTGTGGGAACGGCGGAGCGTCCGGGCGGTGGTCGCGGCGCTCGTGGTCGCGCTCGGGGTCCTCCTCTCGAAGTTCCTCGTTCGGCTGCTCGGGCGTCCGGTCGCCCGCCGGTTCGACCGACAGAGCGTCGCACAGACGGTTCTCGGTCTCATCCGCGTCTCGACGGTTATCGTCGCTACGTTCGTCGCCGGGAGCATCGTCGGCCTCGGCATCGGCGACATCGTCCTCTCGGTGACCGTCTTCTCGGCCGTCCTCGGTATCGTCCTCGCGCCCATCGTCGGAAGCATCATCAACGGCGTGTTCGTCCTCGCGGACAACCCCTACGAGATCGGTGACATGATCCAACTGGAGGACGGTCGCCGGGGGTTCGTCGACGATATCACCCTGCGTTACACGAAGATATTCACCTTGGAGAACACCTTCCTCGTCGTCCCCAACTCCTCGATGCGCGAGCGGGACGTGACCAACTTCTCTGCCGAAGACGAACGGACGCGGCTCTCCCTCCCGCTTCTCGTCACCTACGAGGGCGACCTGGAGGCGGCGCGGGAGATCATGGAGCGGGCCGCCCGCAGTTGCGATGGGGTGATCGAGGGCGGGCCGGACATCCGCATCGGCAGCGCACGCTACCCGGCGAAGCCGACCTGTCTGATCGACGCGTACGCCGACAGCGGCGTCCGGTTGAGCCTCCGGTACTGGGTGCGCACCCCGTACAAGATCCCGCGGATCGAATCGACCGTTCGGGAACGCATCTGGACGGCGCTCGATGACGCGGACGTGGAGGTCGCCTACCCCCATCAACACCTGCTGTTCGACGAACACAGCGGGACCGCGCGCGTCGCCGTTGAGGACGGGAGTGACCCGCCGAGCGCGCCCGAGAACGACGGCGTCACGACGCGGGAGTCGGTCGGGGGCGACGAGAACGGAGGGACGGACGACGGCGGCGGGGAGTGA
- a CDS encoding BolA family protein, whose protein sequence is MDTADVERLIEDGIEDAEATVTKPRVPDEDHEDAHFAAVVVSPVFEGVPLVQQHEMVYEALDGYMTTDIHALEMKTYTPEAYAEHGDA, encoded by the coding sequence ATGGACACCGCCGACGTCGAACGCCTGATCGAAGACGGTATCGAGGACGCCGAGGCGACGGTCACCAAGCCCCGCGTGCCGGACGAGGACCACGAAGACGCCCACTTCGCGGCCGTGGTCGTCTCGCCCGTGTTCGAGGGCGTACCGCTCGTCCAGCAACACGAGATGGTGTACGAAGCGCTGGACGGATACATGACGACCGACATCCACGCCCTGGAGATGAAGACGTACACGCCGGAGGCGTACGCCGAACACGGCGACGCGTAA
- a CDS encoding dodecin has translation MVFKKITLIGTSPESFDKAADDAVDRAEETLDNVKWIEVDELGVEIASVEGREYQAEVTVAFELEDR, from the coding sequence ATGGTGTTCAAGAAGATCACGCTGATCGGGACGAGTCCGGAGAGCTTCGACAAGGCGGCCGACGACGCCGTCGACCGCGCCGAAGAGACGCTGGACAACGTGAAGTGGATCGAAGTCGACGAACTGGGCGTCGAAATCGCGAGCGTCGAGGGCCGGGAGTACCAGGCGGAGGTTACGGTGGCGTTCGAACTCGAAGACAGGTAG
- a CDS encoding HVO_2901 family zinc finger protein has product MPQMHVSTRRDLLVCRKCDAEFPEGRATKDGWTYECPECGEASGLGEGLRRA; this is encoded by the coding sequence ATGCCGCAGATGCACGTCTCTACCCGCCGGGATCTGCTCGTCTGTCGAAAGTGTGATGCCGAATTCCCGGAGGGTCGCGCCACGAAGGATGGGTGGACCTACGAGTGTCCGGAGTGTGGCGAGGCGAGCGGCCTCGGCGAAGGGTTGCGGCGCGCCTGA
- a CDS encoding 4Fe-4S dicluster domain-containing protein: MSSNKEIMRQGVMSTGEDARIFPDVEACIDCGGCVVACKRTWDSAPDEQRISISTMMEGQEGADGLNAHSARALEQGQSPGETAVPMQCYHCENAPCVSVCPTDSLVKKEDGFVQVRDDLCVGCQYCLSACPFGAPQFPESDEGAAQLFGSGGTMDKCTMCEERQDVGKGPACAEECATDAILVGDADEISAELERRDSGTFFNDVAMEIIFGEEEAQVF; encoded by the coding sequence ATGTCAAGCAACAAAGAGATCATGCGTCAGGGCGTGATGAGCACGGGCGAGGACGCCCGCATCTTCCCCGACGTCGAGGCGTGTATCGACTGCGGTGGCTGTGTCGTCGCCTGCAAGCGTACGTGGGACTCCGCGCCGGACGAACAGCGGATCAGCATCTCGACGATGATGGAGGGGCAGGAAGGCGCCGACGGGCTCAACGCCCACAGCGCCCGCGCCCTCGAACAGGGGCAGTCACCCGGCGAGACGGCGGTGCCGATGCAGTGTTACCACTGCGAGAACGCGCCCTGCGTGTCGGTCTGTCCGACGGACTCGCTGGTGAAGAAGGAGGACGGCTTCGTGCAGGTCCGTGACGACCTCTGTGTCGGCTGTCAGTACTGCCTGTCGGCGTGTCCGTTCGGCGCGCCGCAGTTCCCCGAGTCGGACGAGGGGGCGGCACAGCTGTTCGGCTCCGGCGGCACGATGGACAAATGTACCATGTGCGAGGAGCGTCAAGACGTCGGCAAGGGACCGGCGTGTGCCGAGGAGTGTGCGACCGACGCCATCCTCGTGGGCGACGCCGACGAAATCTCGGCCGAACTGGAGCGTCGCGACAGTGGCACGTTCTTCAACGACGTTGCCATGGAGATCATCTTCGGTGAAGAGGAGGCTCAGGTGTTCTAA
- a CDS encoding class II fumarate hydratase, with translation MSDDSDFRVERDSLGEIRVPADAYWGAQTQRAVENFPISDARFGRRFVRALGVVKKSAARANRDLDLIDDDVAAAVVDAADEVIAGDHDDQFPVDVFQTGSGTSSNMNANEVIANRAAEIMGAEVGDRAVHPNDHVNFGQSSNDVIPTAMHVAALEAVEKDLVPALETLVDALDEQAEAFDGVVKTGRTHLQDATPVRLGQEFGGYRTQVEKGIDRCDSTQPRLAELALGGTATGTGLNTHPEFPERAAAYVAEETGLPFREADDHFEAQAAHDAMGEAHGALRTVAGSLNKIANDLRLLASGPRNGLGEIEQPENQPGSSIMPGKINPVVAEAVNQVHTQVVGNDAAVSAGAAGGQLDLNLYKPVIAHNFLQSATILANAAETFAEKFVAKLEANAAHCAEAVERSMALATALNPAIGYDKASEVAKTALKEDKTVHEVAVEKGYLTAEEADDVLDPERMTHRGILSGDGDG, from the coding sequence ATGAGCGACGATTCCGACTTCCGCGTCGAACGCGACAGCCTGGGCGAGATTCGGGTGCCGGCCGACGCCTACTGGGGCGCACAGACCCAGCGCGCAGTCGAGAACTTCCCGATCAGCGACGCGCGGTTCGGGCGACGGTTCGTTCGCGCGCTCGGCGTCGTGAAGAAGTCGGCGGCGCGGGCGAACCGCGACCTAGACCTGATCGACGACGACGTGGCGGCGGCCGTCGTCGACGCCGCGGACGAGGTGATCGCCGGCGACCACGACGACCAGTTCCCCGTCGACGTGTTCCAGACCGGCTCGGGCACCTCCTCGAACATGAACGCCAACGAGGTGATCGCCAACCGTGCGGCGGAGATCATGGGCGCCGAGGTCGGCGACCGGGCCGTCCACCCGAACGACCACGTCAACTTCGGGCAGTCCTCGAACGACGTGATCCCGACGGCGATGCACGTCGCCGCCTTGGAGGCGGTGGAGAAGGACCTCGTGCCGGCGCTGGAGACGTTGGTCGACGCGCTGGACGAGCAAGCAGAGGCCTTCGACGGCGTCGTCAAGACCGGCCGCACCCACCTACAGGACGCGACGCCGGTCCGCCTCGGCCAGGAGTTCGGCGGCTACCGGACGCAGGTCGAGAAGGGGATCGACCGCTGTGACTCGACTCAGCCTCGCCTCGCCGAACTCGCTCTCGGCGGAACGGCGACGGGGACGGGCCTGAACACCCACCCCGAGTTCCCCGAGCGAGCGGCGGCGTACGTCGCCGAGGAGACGGGACTCCCCTTCCGCGAGGCCGACGACCACTTCGAGGCGCAGGCCGCCCACGACGCCATGGGCGAGGCCCACGGCGCCCTCCGGACCGTCGCGGGATCGCTGAATAAGATCGCCAACGACCTCCGGTTGCTCGCCTCCGGCCCGCGAAACGGGCTGGGGGAAATCGAGCAACCGGAGAACCAGCCGGGGTCGTCGATCATGCCGGGCAAGATCAATCCGGTCGTCGCCGAGGCGGTCAACCAGGTCCACACGCAGGTCGTGGGCAACGACGCCGCGGTGTCCGCGGGCGCCGCGGGCGGCCAACTCGACCTCAACCTCTACAAACCCGTCATCGCGCACAACTTCCTCCAGTCGGCGACCATCCTCGCGAACGCCGCCGAGACGTTCGCGGAGAAGTTCGTGGCGAAGTTGGAGGCGAACGCGGCCCACTGCGCCGAGGCGGTCGAGCGGTCGATGGCGCTGGCGACGGCGCTCAACCCCGCCATCGGCTACGACAAAGCCTCCGAGGTCGCCAAGACGGCGCTCAAAGAGGACAAGACCGTCCACGAGGTGGCGGTCGAGAAAGGGTATCTCACGGCCGAGGAGGCCGACGACGTACTCGATCCCGAGCGGATGACCCACCGGGGCATCCTGAGCGGCGACGGCGACGGGTAA